The sequence GCCTCAGCTTTTCTTAAGCTCAGGTTGAATCCCCTCAGGTTTATTTCGATCGGGTCACCCAGGGGCGCTACACGAACTACCTTCAGTTCAGTACCTTTTGTTAACCCCATAGCAAGGAGCCTGTTCATAAAGGGCTTCCCTGACTTTGAGTAGCCATACACCCTGGCGGTCGTATTCAGCTCCATATCACATATTGTTTTTTGCATATTCCCTCCTTAAAAATAAAAAAGGCGTAACCGGGTAGCAGGTAACCTGCTCTCAGTCACGCCTTCACTTTCTTTGCACCTCATGGTCAAAGACCGTAAGACATTCCAATGTTTTCATCCATCTATAATGGATGAGCCTGTTATTTATTCTATAAGTACATCTGTGAGTCTTTTCCGCAGCATCTCAAGCCTCTTTGATTTAAAAGATTTTTTTGTCTCTTCCAGCACGTCAATAGTATCCTTAAGGGCATCAGCAAGTCTTTTTTCCCTTTCTACTGATTGAGGTGACAACGCAGAAGATGCACCATCCTTTTTAAATCCTCTATTTATAAGGCTTTCCATCATTGCACACTGCATATCCATCCTTTTATGCAGCTCTTCAGTGCGGTCATGTAGTTTCCTCAATAATTCATTATCACTCAACATAGTTTCAAACAACCTGACTTGATTAGATAAATCTAATTCATAGGGTAAAAAA is a genomic window of Desulfatiglans sp. containing:
- a CDS encoding ferrous iron transport protein A, translating into MQKTICDMELNTTARVYGYSKSGKPFMNRLLAMGLTKGTELKVVRVAPLGDPIEINLRGFNLSLRKAEAEAVLVERS